The following is a genomic window from Oscillospiraceae bacterium.
TTCCAGATAGGGGAAGCACAGTTCATGTGCCGCTTTTTCCAGCATAGCCACTAAATAGGGAGTGGATAACACCCGTGCATTTCCGCTTTCTAAGGTGATTGCGGTGTGGCTTTCGGTCACGGTAAACTGATGTTTGTTTGTTACGCCGATTGCATTCATATTAAAAAACTCCTTATTTCATTTCACAAATGGTAACCCCTGCTTCGCCCTCACCGAAGTTTCCTAAGCGGAAGGATTTTACCGATCTGTTTTTCTTTAATAACTGATGGATGCCTGCACGAAGCACTCCGGTGCCTTTCCCGTGAATAATCACCACGGAAGGAATGTTGGCTAATACTGCATCGTCGATGAATTTTTCGGTCACGTATTCTGCTTCTTCCAAATTCATACCCCGAAGGTCCAGTTCGGGACGGATTTCTTTGCCTCTGGCACTGGCATTCCGATAGGGACTGTGTTGCTGCTTTTGCTTTTTCGCTTCACAGCGGGACAGGTTTGCGATGTTGGTTTTAATACGCATAATTCCTGCTAACACGGTGAGATTTCCCTTATCGTCCGGCAGAATGTCCACGGTAACGGGAGTGTCGAAATCATCCATCATCACCGTCATACCGATTTTTAATTCTTTGGGGGTTAAGGGGTTTTGTTTTTTCTTTTCTTCGTTGGCAAGTTTCTGCGCCTGCTTCTGCCGTTCTTCTGCCAGTTGTTTTCTGGCTTCCCCAACAGCTTTTGCACGGTCTCTTTGATTTTTTGCTTCCTGATTTAATTTCTGGATGATGCCTTCCGCCTTTTCCTGGGCTTCTTCGATGATTTCCATCGCTTGTTGCCGTGCTTTTTCAATAATTTCACGGTTTTTCGCCAACGCATCATCTTTTTTAGAGGAAAGTTCTTCTTCCAAAACACGAATCTTTTCTTTTAAGAGTTCAGCTTCCTGCTGATCTTTTTCTGCTTTGATTCTTTGTTCGTCGATGACGGTTAACACATCCTCAAAGCGGATGGCATCGGCGGAGAGTCGTTTTTCGGCTGCCTCTAAAACTTCGTCTGATAGGCCTAAACGTTTGGAAATGGCAAAGGCGTTACTTTTCCCGGGCATACCCATAATCAAGCGATATGTGGGCATCAGCGTTTCTACAGAGAACTCTAAAGAGGCGTTTTGCACGCCGTTTTGGGAAAGAGCATATAATTTCAGCTCAGGATAGTGGGTGGTTGCCGCCACGGTCACACCCCGTTTGCGTAAATACTCAATAATTTCAATGGCAAGTGCCGCACCTTCGGTGGGGTCGGTGCCTGCACCTAACTCATCAAAGAGGGCAAGGCTTCCAAAAGTAGCATTTTTTAAGATGGACACAATTCTCGTCATATGAGAGGAGAACGTGGATAAAGACTGTTCAATGCTCTGCTCGTCACCGATATCGGCAAAAATTTGTTCATATACTGCAATTTCGCTTCCCATAAATACCGGGATTGCAAAACCGCTCTGCACCATTAACGTGAGAAGGCCCAATGTTTTTAAAGACACGGTTTTTCCGCCCGTGTTGGGACCTGTGATGACTAAGGTATCGCATCCGTCACCGATTTCAATATCAATGGGAACGGCGGTTTCGGGATTTAAGAGAGGGTGACGTGCTTTTTTTAAATTGATTTTTCCCTGATCGTTTAAGAGGGGGATTTCGCCTTTCAAAGAACGGCTGTATTTGGCTTTTGCGAAAATGAAATCCAGGTCTAAAATCAGTCCGTAAGCAACTTCAATTTCTTCCCAGATGCCCGAAAGCTGACCGCTTAAATAAATGAGGATTTTGGCAATTTCTTCTTTTTCTTTGGATTCCAAATCACGAAGCTCATTGTTTAAGGTGACGATTGCCATGGGTTCAATAAACACGGTTGCTCCCGAGTCGGAAGAATCATGCACTAATCCCGGAATTTCGTTTCGGTATTCCTGTTTTACGGGCAACACATAACGGTCATTTCGTAAGGTAACTGCCGCATTTTGCAGGAATTTTTTATAGTTGGAAGAATTCGTGAATTTCTGCAGAGTTTCTTTGATTTTGTTGTTGGCGGAAATTTTTTGCCGGCGGATTTTATAAAGTTCGTCGCTGGCATTGTCCGACACTTCGTCTTCCGAAATAATCTTCATAAAAATTTCGTCTTCCAACCGTTTTTGTGTGGTGAGACGGTATTCGTAATCGGAGAAAATTTCGGTTTTGTTATCGGCAAAATATTCTTTCAGCGAGCGGGAAGATTTTAGAAGACTGGCAGTGGAAAGCAGCTCTTTTTGAGACAGGGAACCACCGATGGATAACCGTTTGATAATGCCTCTCATTTCCCCGAAGGAATCAATGGGGGGACTTCCTGCTTTCACCAAAAGAGACATTGCCGCTTCTGTTTGGCTAAGCAGACGGGAAACAGCGCCTAAAGAGGATTCTGCCTTGAGGGAGAGAATGTTCTCCTTGGTTTCTTCCAACACGGCATATTCTTTGGCGCGGTTTAAAATTTTATCAAATTCTAGGGTTTGAAATACGTTTTTTGTTTCCAAGTTTCAAAATCCTTTCTGAAATTGCGTTGGGTTCAGAGTGTGTTACGGCAGGGGGAACTGCACAGGTTGAACCGAGGGATCTAAAGATGCAAAATGATATCCCAAAGCCTTCATATGACCAATATAATCCCGAACCAGGTCGGCAATCCACGGATTGGCATCTGTGTCGTGCATCAATGCAATGATGCGGGATTTATTTTGGGATTGGGTAATGAGTTCGTTTAGCTGATCTTCGTAAGTGGTGGCACCTGCAGCATCTTCTGAGGTAACATTCCAGTCGTAATACACAAATCCTCTGCGTTCCATTTCGGTAACCAGAGTCCACGCCAGATTGCGGTTATAAGAATTGACACTGCCGCCGGGGAATCTGAAAATACGGGGAGTGTAGCCGGTGGCTTGTACAATATTCTGAAAGCATTTGGCAAAGTCATAGAGATAGGCATCCAGGCTTTGATAAATCTGACGGTAAACGTGAGAATTGGTATGTATGCCCAAGGTGTGCCCGTCTTCGTATGCTTGCTTCAAAATTTCGGGATAAGCATCTGAAAAAACGAAGAATGTGGCAGGGACGCCTTCCTCCTTCAGCATTGTTAAAAGAGCAGGAGTGGAATTAGAAGGACCATCATCAAAGGTCAGGTATACCACATAATCTTCGGTGGGTGCAAATTCCTGATTGGGGTTTTCTCCGTAAATTTCCGGATAAGGGTCGTTTGGGTCTTCAGATACGGGAATCACGCCCGGTTCCTTGGTGGGAAACGGAGTGGGAACGATTTTGGGAGTGGGAGAGGGCTTGGCTACAACCACTTCCTGGGTATCTGGTTCCGGCACCCAAAAAGAAACTGCTATGATAGCGCCAAAGCAGATACACAGGACAGAAACTACCGCAAGAATCCATAAATATTTTTTATTGTCGGTTGTTTTTTTTGCCATGACAGACTCCTTTTGAAAAGCACCGCGAGCAAAGGTGCTTATGTGATAGTATCAGTATACTACATAAGTTGTGATTTAGCAATAGCTTTTTTGTTTTTCCTGTTTTTTTCTTTCACCCGAAGGTGATGTTTGACATAAAATAAACTAACCGTATTTTTTAGATACATATTTTCAGGAATAAAATAGGGAGGCAGAAGTATGAGAGAAGCCGTATTTTACGGTATCATGTTGTTTTGTTCGGCATATGGTTTGTTTTCACTGGTGTTTTTCTTGCGGGATTTTTGGGGTGAGAAAAAGTATCTGCGCGGAAAATGTATTTACACTTTGGTTATGGTGGAGGAACAAGACTTATATGCGGAGGAAATGATCAGAGCGTTGGTGTTTCAAAATTACAAAAACGACACCGGAATTTGTGACCGCAAAATTCTGGTGATACCGGAGGATGAATCAGGGTGTAATGCTAAGCGGATTCAAAGGATTTTTGAAAGGGAAGCCGATGTTTTAATCCTTGGGAAACAGGAACTTTTTCAGCTTCTTTCCAACGGATGAATTTTTCTTTGTTTTTTCTGTATTTTTTTGCAAAAAACTCTTTACATTCGACTGGTTTTGTGTTAAAATAATATAGGTATATTGTTTTATATTTTTTCATTTTTCCCTATGGGAAAAATGAAAGTTTTCAAGATATAAAAAATGAGGAGGGGATCGAGTGTATCTGCATATCGGAAACGATTTCGTGTTAAACGAGCAGGATATTATCGGCGTGTTCGATTTTGACCATATCTCAGAATCTTCCTCCACCATGGAATATCTGAAATCTTTAGAAGATGATGATCGGTTGATTGCCGTGTCGGAGGAGCTTCCGAAATCTTTTGTCCTCGCTGTGAGAGACGGGGTGGAAATCGGGTATTTATCGCCCCTTGCTTCCCGTACCATCCAGCACCGAAAAGGTTTGATGTTTTAATTTATTTCGTAATTTTCGTATTTTATAAATGAGAAAATCCCACAAGAAAGGATGAGATAGCATGGCTGAAGAATTAAACGAAAAAGTAGAAACAGTCTATGACGAGAATCAAATACAGGTATTGGAGGGTTTGGAAGCCGTAAGAAAGCGTCCCGGTATGTATATCGGGTCCACTTCGGTGAGAGGTCTCCATCATTTGGTATACGAAATCGTGGATAACGCCATCGACGAAGCGCTGGCTGGGTACTGCGAAAATATTGACGTTACCATCAACCCTGATAATTCGGTAACCGTTCGTGATGACGGACGTGGGATTCCCGTTGGTATCCATCCCAAAATGGGAATCCCCACCGTGGAAGTGGTATTCACCATTTTGCACGCCGGCGGTAAATTCGGCGGCGGCGGATATAAAGTGTCCGGGGGGTTGCACGGGGTAGGTTCTTCGGTTGTAAACGCATTGTCCGAATGGTTGGAAGTGGAAGTTTCCAATGGGGAACATATCTACAAACAGCGTTATGAACGTGGAAAGGTGGCATCCAAACTGGAAATCATCGGTGATACTGACAAAAAAGGTACCACCGTTACCTTTATGCCTGATGCTTTGATTTTTGAAACCGTGCAGTTTGAATACGATGTACTTTTAACCCGTTTAAGAGAACAGGCGTTTTTAAACAAGGGAATCCGCATTAACTTTACGGACAAGCGTCCCGATGAACATATTGTGAATGAGTTGTATTACGAAGGCGGTATCAAATCCTTCGTGGAATACATCAATCAGGAAAAAACGCCCTTACATCCCGACGTGATCTACCTTTCCAAAGAGAAAGAAAATATGATTGTGGAAATTGCAATGCAGTATACCGATGCATACAGCGAAAATCTGGTAAGCTTTGCAAATAACATCAACACCACCGAAGGCGGTATGCATGAAACCGGCTTCAAAGCTGCTTTAACCCGTATCTTAAACGATTATGCGAAAAAGCGTAATATGCTAAAAGACAGCGACAAAGCGTTAAGCGGGGAAGACGTTCGTGAAGGCTTAACAGCCATCATCAGCGTAAAATTGCAGGAAGCACAGTTTGAAGGTCAGACCAAAACCAAACTGGGTAACTCCGAAGCAAGAACCGCCACCGAAGGTATGATGCAGGATGCCTTTGCTTCCTACTTAGAAGAAAATCCGGGCGTTGGCAAAATGATCTTGGAAAAAGCCTTCTCTGCATCTCGTGCAAGAGAAGCAGCAAGAAAAGCAAGAGAATTAACCAGAAGAAAAACCGCTCTGGAAAATACACGTTTGCCCGGGAAACTGGCAGACTGCTCCGAAAAAAATAATGAATTTACCGAAATTTACATCGTCGAAGGGGACTCTGCAGGCGGTAGTGCTAAGCAGGGCAGAGACAGACGCTTCCAGGCGATTTTACCGCTTTGGGGTAAAATGTTAAACGTAGAAAAGGTGCGTATTGATAAAGTTATCGGCAATGAAAAACTGCTCCCCGTTATCACCGCTTTAGGTGCAGGGGTTGGGGAAGATTTTGACGTGGAAAAACTGCGTTACGGCAAAATCATCATCATGGCCGATGCCGATGTTGACGGTTCTCATATCAGAACCTTGCTGTTAACCTTCTTCTTCCGTTATATGCGTCCCTTGATCGAAGAAGGTCATGTATATTTGGCTCAGCCCCCTCTTTACAAAGTGTTTAAAGGCAAAAATGTGCGTTATGCATACACTGATGAACAGTTAAAAGAAGCATTGGGAGAAATCGGAAACGATGCTAACGTACAGCGATATAAAGGTCTTGGTGAAATGAATCCGGACCAGCTTTGGGAAACTACTATGGACCCTGTTACCAGAACAGTACTGCAGGTAACCTTAGAAGATGCCATTGAAGCAGACAAAATCTTCAATGTGCTGATGGGCGAAGAGGTAGAACCCCGTCGTGAGTTCATTGAAACCAATGCAAAATACGTATCGAACTTAGATATCTAATTTGTCAGAAAGGAAGAACAGTTTATGGATACTCAAATGTTTGAAAATGAACATATTGTTCCGGTTGATTTGGTCCATGAGATGAAATCTGCCTATCTGGCATATTCCATGTCGGTTATCGTGGCAAGAGCCTTGCCCGATGTGCGAGATGGTTTAAAACCGGTACACAGAAGAATTTTATACACCATGCACGAAGACGGGTTAACCCCCGAAAAAGCATACAGAAAATGTGCGACCACCGTTGGTGACGTGTTGGGTCGTTACCATCCTCACGGTGACGCATCCGTTTATGATGCCCTGGTTCGTTTAGCACAGGACTTTTCCCTTCGTTATCCGTTAGTAGACGGTCAGGGGAACTTCGGTTCTATCGACGGTGACCCTGCTGCTGCTTATCGTTACACCGAAGCAAGAATGGCTCGCTTAGCACAGCTGATGCTAAAAGAAATCGACAAAGAAACCGTTGATTTTGCTCCCAACTTTGATGAACGTTTAAAAGAACCCACCGTGTTACCCTCCCGTTTCCCCAACTTATTGGTAAACGGTTCTGCAGGGATTGCGGTTGGTATGGCAACCAACATTCCCCCTCATAATTTAACCGAATGTATTGATGCCATTTGTGCCACCATTGATAATCCCGAAATCACCATCGAAGAAATCATGGAATATATCAAGGGTCCCGATTTCCCCACCGCAGGGAACATTATGGGAAAAAGCGGCATCCGTTCCTATTTCCAGACAGGCCGTGGTAAGGTGATCGTTCGTGCCGAAGCGGAAATCGAAGATGACGGCAACCGTCAGCGAATTATCGTAACCGAGCTGCCCTATCAGGTGAATAAGGCACGTCTTATTGAAAAAATCGCAGAGCTGGTGCACGAAAAACGTCTGGAAGGCATTGCAGACCTTCGTGACGAATCCGATAAGGATGTTGGCGTTCGTATCGTTATCGAAGTGAAAAAAGATGCAGCAGCCAATATTGTGCTTAACAACCTCTATAAATACACCCAGATGCAGGATACCTTCGGGGTAATTATGTTAGCTTTGGTTGACGGTCAGCCCAAGGTGTTAAACATCCGTGAAGTGCTGGATTGCTATATCAATCATCAGAAGGATATTATCGTAAGACGAACCATTTATGATAAACGTAAAGCCGAAGCAAGAGCACATATTTTGGAAGGTCTTAAAAAAGCATTAGACCATATTGACGAAGTCATTGCCACCATCCGTGCATCTTATAACAATGCAAAAGAAAACTTAGTGGAAAAATTTGGCTTCACCGAAATTCAGGCACAGGCAATTCTGGATATGAGACTTCAAAAATTGCAGGGCTTGGAAAAAGAAAAAATCGAAAATGAATTGGCGGAAATTATTAAGCAAATTGCTTATTATACCGAAATTTTAGCATCCGAACAGATGGTATTGGATATCATCAAAACCGAACTCACCGAAATTAAAGATAAATACGGTGACGCTCGTCGCACCAAAATCACCTTCGATTATTCTCAGATTGATGATGAAGACTTAATCGAAGAAGAAGATATGGTAATCTCCTTAACCCACTTAGGTTATGTGAAACGTCAGCCTACCGACACCTTTAAGAGTCAGCACAGAGGCGGACGTGGTATCGCAGGTCTTTCCACCAGAGAAGAAGACTTTGTGGAAGAGCTGTTTGTTACCTCCACTCATAACTACATTCTGTTCTTTACCAACACGGGCAGAGTGTTCAAATTAAAAGCATATCAGATTCCCGAAGCATCCCGTACGGCGAAGGGTACCGCAATTGTAAACCTGCTCAATTTAGAGCCCGGTGAAACCATTTCGGCAACCATTCCTATGAGAAGCTTTGAAGAAAATAAATACTTGGTAATGACCACCAAAAATGGGGTTATCAAGAAAACCGAACTGATGGAATATGACACCAACCGTTCCGGTGGCTTACGTGCGATCGCAATGGACGAGGGTGACGAGTTGATGCAGGTTAAGATTGTAACCGACGACGAAGAAGTGGTGCTGACCACCTACTTAGGTATGTCCATCCGCTTTAAAATCAGCGACATCAGAAGTCAGGGGCGTGTTACCCGTGGTGTTCGTGGTATCAAGCTGAAAGAAAACGACAGACTGGTTGGTATGAGCGTGGTACACGATGATACCGAGCTGTTAATCGTTTCGGAAAACGGTTTGGGTAAACGTACTCCTTACAGTGAATATAAGGTGCAAAACCGTGGCGGTATGGGTGTTAAAACCTACAAAATTACCGAAAAAACAGGTAATATTGCAGGTGTTCGTTCCATTAAAGACGGCGATGACGTTATGATTATCACCTCTGCAGGTGTTGTGATTCGCTTAAAAGCGGAAGACATCAACACCGTTGGCAGAAACACCCAGGGCGTTATCTTAATGCGTCCCGATGCGGATGTGAAGGTGGTATCCGTGGCAAGAGCGCCTCGTGAAGAAGAGGATTCTTCTGATACCGAGGAAACTAACGGAAATACTGACAATACCGAAAACACCGAAAACACTGAAAATACAGAAGAATAAGGTGAAAAAGGGGTTCTCCAACCCCTTTTTTCCACGTTTAGAAACGAGAAAAAAGGATCAAAAATGGATTATTTTGAGTTAAAAATTACCTGTGAAGCAGGGAATACCGAAGAAGCGGAAAACTTCCTTGTGATTCACGATATTTATAATTATTTTGTCACCGACCCCAAATTGGAAGCAGACATTATGGCAGAAATGCCCTGGCTTTTAAAGGATGAAAGAGACACGGGGGATGCCTATATCACCGTATGCTTAGAAACCGCAAAAGAAGCAGAAGATTTATATGATTTACTCACCAAAAACGGCTTTACGGTGTCTGTTCGTGGTGCCAATGATTCCGAATGGAAAGATAACTGGAAACAGTTTGCCAAAATCGTTAAAATCACCGATACCTTGGTGGTAAAACCGGCTTGGTTAGACTATAACCCACTACCCCACGAAAAAGTGCTGGAATTAGATAGCGGTGCCGCGTTTGGAACAGGTACCCACGAAACCACCCAGGCTTGTGCAAGACTGATTTGCAAATACCAAAAAGACCAGACCAAAATGCTGGATATCGGCACAGGTAGCGGTATTTTGGCTATCATCGGCGGTATGCTTGGCGTAACCGAACTGGTTGCCACCGATATTGACCCCGTGGCAGTTGACACCGCAAAAATCAACATTGAAAAGAATGGATTTTCCCATATCTGCGATGTTCGTTGCGGTGACCTTTTGGAATGTGTTGGAGAAGAAACTTTTGATATGATTACCGCCAATATTATTGTAGACGTACTGCTCATTTTACTAAAAGATGTAAAACAATGCTTAAATCCTGACGGCGTGCTGATTTTATCGGGCATTTTGGAAGAACGATGCCACGAAATTTTGGAATCCGCCCAAGCTAACGGCTTTACTCTGATTGAAAAAATTGTGGACCACGATTGGTGCGGACTGGCATTACGTTTAGCGTAATGAATTGCTTGACGAAAACAATTGTTTACTCCTGATTTTAATTGATGCTATAAAGATTGTCGAATTTTG
Proteins encoded in this region:
- a CDS encoding 50S ribosomal protein L11 methyltransferase, giving the protein MDYFELKITCEAGNTEEAENFLVIHDIYNYFVTDPKLEADIMAEMPWLLKDERDTGDAYITVCLETAKEAEDLYDLLTKNGFTVSVRGANDSEWKDNWKQFAKIVKITDTLVVKPAWLDYNPLPHEKVLELDSGAAFGTGTHETTQACARLICKYQKDQTKMLDIGTGSGILAIIGGMLGVTELVATDIDPVAVDTAKINIEKNGFSHICDVRCGDLLECVGEETFDMITANIIVDVLLILLKDVKQCLNPDGVLILSGILEERCHEILESAQANGFTLIEKIVDHDWCGLALRLA
- the gyrA gene encoding DNA gyrase subunit A → MDTQMFENEHIVPVDLVHEMKSAYLAYSMSVIVARALPDVRDGLKPVHRRILYTMHEDGLTPEKAYRKCATTVGDVLGRYHPHGDASVYDALVRLAQDFSLRYPLVDGQGNFGSIDGDPAAAYRYTEARMARLAQLMLKEIDKETVDFAPNFDERLKEPTVLPSRFPNLLVNGSAGIAVGMATNIPPHNLTECIDAICATIDNPEITIEEIMEYIKGPDFPTAGNIMGKSGIRSYFQTGRGKVIVRAEAEIEDDGNRQRIIVTELPYQVNKARLIEKIAELVHEKRLEGIADLRDESDKDVGVRIVIEVKKDAAANIVLNNLYKYTQMQDTFGVIMLALVDGQPKVLNIREVLDCYINHQKDIIVRRTIYDKRKAEARAHILEGLKKALDHIDEVIATIRASYNNAKENLVEKFGFTEIQAQAILDMRLQKLQGLEKEKIENELAEIIKQIAYYTEILASEQMVLDIIKTELTEIKDKYGDARRTKITFDYSQIDDEDLIEEEDMVISLTHLGYVKRQPTDTFKSQHRGGRGIAGLSTREEDFVEELFVTSTHNYILFFTNTGRVFKLKAYQIPEASRTAKGTAIVNLLNLEPGETISATIPMRSFEENKYLVMTTKNGVIKKTELMEYDTNRSGGLRAIAMDEGDELMQVKIVTDDEEVVLTTYLGMSIRFKISDIRSQGRVTRGVRGIKLKENDRLVGMSVVHDDTELLIVSENGLGKRTPYSEYKVQNRGGMGVKTYKITEKTGNIAGVRSIKDGDDVMIITSAGVVIRLKAEDINTVGRNTQGVILMRPDADVKVVSVARAPREEEDSSDTEETNGNTDNTENTENTENTEE
- a CDS encoding polysaccharide deacetylase; the encoded protein is MAKKTTDNKKYLWILAVVSVLCICFGAIIAVSFWVPEPDTQEVVVAKPSPTPKIVPTPFPTKEPGVIPVSEDPNDPYPEIYGENPNQEFAPTEDYVVYLTFDDGPSNSTPALLTMLKEEGVPATFFVFSDAYPEILKQAYEDGHTLGIHTNSHVYRQIYQSLDAYLYDFAKCFQNIVQATGYTPRIFRFPGGSVNSYNRNLAWTLVTEMERRGFVYYDWNVTSEDAAGATTYEDQLNELITQSQNKSRIIALMHDTDANPWIADLVRDYIGHMKALGYHFASLDPSVQPVQFPLP
- a CDS encoding endonuclease MutS2 yields the protein METKNVFQTLEFDKILNRAKEYAVLEETKENILSLKAESSLGAVSRLLSQTEAAMSLLVKAGSPPIDSFGEMRGIIKRLSIGGSLSQKELLSTASLLKSSRSLKEYFADNKTEIFSDYEYRLTTQKRLEDEIFMKIISEDEVSDNASDELYKIRRQKISANNKIKETLQKFTNSSNYKKFLQNAAVTLRNDRYVLPVKQEYRNEIPGLVHDSSDSGATVFIEPMAIVTLNNELRDLESKEKEEIAKILIYLSGQLSGIWEEIEVAYGLILDLDFIFAKAKYSRSLKGEIPLLNDQGKINLKKARHPLLNPETAVPIDIEIGDGCDTLVITGPNTGGKTVSLKTLGLLTLMVQSGFAIPVFMGSEIAVYEQIFADIGDEQSIEQSLSTFSSHMTRIVSILKNATFGSLALFDELGAGTDPTEGAALAIEIIEYLRKRGVTVAATTHYPELKLYALSQNGVQNASLEFSVETLMPTYRLIMGMPGKSNAFAISKRLGLSDEVLEAAEKRLSADAIRFEDVLTVIDEQRIKAEKDQQEAELLKEKIRVLEEELSSKKDDALAKNREIIEKARQQAMEIIEEAQEKAEGIIQKLNQEAKNQRDRAKAVGEARKQLAEERQKQAQKLANEEKKKQNPLTPKELKIGMTVMMDDFDTPVTVDILPDDKGNLTVLAGIMRIKTNIANLSRCEAKKQKQQHSPYRNASARGKEIRPELDLRGMNLEEAEYVTEKFIDDAVLANIPSVVIIHGKGTGVLRAGIHQLLKKNRSVKSFRLGNFGEGEAGVTICEMK
- a CDS encoding DUF370 domain-containing protein codes for the protein MYLHIGNDFVLNEQDIIGVFDFDHISESSSTMEYLKSLEDDDRLIAVSEELPKSFVLAVRDGVEIGYLSPLASRTIQHRKGLMF
- the gyrB gene encoding DNA topoisomerase (ATP-hydrolyzing) subunit B, which gives rise to MAEELNEKVETVYDENQIQVLEGLEAVRKRPGMYIGSTSVRGLHHLVYEIVDNAIDEALAGYCENIDVTINPDNSVTVRDDGRGIPVGIHPKMGIPTVEVVFTILHAGGKFGGGGYKVSGGLHGVGSSVVNALSEWLEVEVSNGEHIYKQRYERGKVASKLEIIGDTDKKGTTVTFMPDALIFETVQFEYDVLLTRLREQAFLNKGIRINFTDKRPDEHIVNELYYEGGIKSFVEYINQEKTPLHPDVIYLSKEKENMIVEIAMQYTDAYSENLVSFANNINTTEGGMHETGFKAALTRILNDYAKKRNMLKDSDKALSGEDVREGLTAIISVKLQEAQFEGQTKTKLGNSEARTATEGMMQDAFASYLEENPGVGKMILEKAFSASRAREAARKARELTRRKTALENTRLPGKLADCSEKNNEFTEIYIVEGDSAGGSAKQGRDRRFQAILPLWGKMLNVEKVRIDKVIGNEKLLPVITALGAGVGEDFDVEKLRYGKIIIMADADVDGSHIRTLLLTFFFRYMRPLIEEGHVYLAQPPLYKVFKGKNVRYAYTDEQLKEALGEIGNDANVQRYKGLGEMNPDQLWETTMDPVTRTVLQVTLEDAIEADKIFNVLMGEEVEPRREFIETNAKYVSNLDI